Proteins from a genomic interval of Salmo trutta chromosome 39, fSalTru1.1, whole genome shotgun sequence:
- the LOC115179487 gene encoding inactive dual specificity phosphatase 27, giving the protein MASPSEGDQTVPDGESEKEATKVKSIQSQYLRCPSPSSFSVISESRFSMISGSDAESIYMEPIHLSSAIAAKQIINEELPQRGIRAESTPDSMLETAEQLMVEDLYNRVKDMIDDRSPYNTPCVMDIQRAMVQDRLEAPNNPVDEVWNNIFIAEKSVAVNKARLKRMGITHILNAAHGTGVYTGEAFYAGMNIGYMGIEVDDFAESDISPHFRTCAEFLDEALLTHKGKVLVSSMMGESRSAVLVAAYLMIFQHMTIMEALTTLRKKRPINPNEGFLKQLRQLNETLLEERDDDDDDTLSQCSVIDAHTRAQLFDDEESMMGVKAHSIMMEEEEDSQSVMSSVASSAAAAALRDGVFGGQRMGLERAETTEGLALPGKDPGDGGEDAEDGDEDGMSMIREWQRRNEKYQSEEWWEQQLMSEAGDEESLLGGMQGPGAPEDLESVTSEDVQAMKERLKWRPRRSPSETVSTASCSSYSDLWKQRLKEIEEQAAARYRKKDDDNNSESTAMEGTENKKQTIEDDVESVLSDTSSMYNFCKRNKENLTPLERWRVKRIQFGWNKNDEGRDGEKRAGGIWGSGEQGEGNAEAHTQALEDVNLTAYQTWKMKQAKRLGEDNKATKDDIVEMSRGEDSATAKRRQRREELLERSRKTLEESQSMCGWEKESSMSGSTLPLSAFFAQPGGSQAGSVANDDNMSMLSGRSSVSQARSTRSQASMGSGIPQGIPQVPMIPVPTMQGPGGEPMVDLSSIQNWIANVVSETLIQKEREMSLPPSQAGSVLSFGGASSVVGPARRGLDNDKASMLSGASYSSSLAHHGVSADRAESVLSGRSAASSTSNLSSVSDLGSRRSKITTTSVPLYSLFADQVNLQKLDSMDKQMQSEMRNKMACYGVKKIAEDNKRSTLYKKKKPKDKGEEEEEKEDDYLTGKIKTSLPPAPEKKKAPTRSYGLSGCLNLSTALEKEKKTSVDEWLTNVMPPSRKPASYSAEDETDPGPSASVYNFGGRRDSSEEEEEEEEYEVASRYRSRFQADTESRVLGKLSSNGVDSSSYRARRSFATTEEDEEEEESYTSKRKFTQHSQYESGGETEGRIERKEEKEEEEDVDRFLSQLRQRSRARAEAEMQDDDIVAAWRAQQESKSNGYRSSDS; this is encoded by the exons AGCTCCCACAACGGGGTATCAGGGCAGAGAGTACCCCAGACAGCATGTTGGAGACAGCGGAACAGCTGATGGTGGAGGACCTGTACAACCGGGTGAAGGACATGATCGATGACCGCAGCCCCTACAACACCCCCTGTGTGATGGACATCCAGCGGGCCATGGTACAGGACCGCCTGGAGGCCCCCAACAACCCCGTGGACGAGGTGTGGAACAACATATTCATCGCTGAGAA ATCCGTGGCTGTCAATAAAGCTCGTCTGAAGCGCATGGGCATCACCCACATCCTGAACGCTGCCCACGGTACCGGGGTCTACACCGGGGAGGCCTTCTACGCTGGCATGAACATCGGCTACATGGGTATCGAGGTAGATGACTTTGCAGAGTCTGACATCTCCCCTCACTTCAGAACCTGCGCTGAGTTCCTGGATGAGGCCCTGTTGACACACAAGG GTAAGGTCCTGGTGTCCTCTATGATGGGCGAGAGCCGCTCCGCTGTGCTGGTGGCCGCCTACCTCATGATTTTCCAACACATGACCATCATGGAGGCACTGACCACTCTGAGGAAGAAGCGACCCATCAACCCCAACGAGGGCTTCCTAAAGCAGCTGCGTCAGCTCAACGAGACGCTACTAGAGGAGCGTGATGACGATGATGACGACACCCTCAGCCAGTGCTCCGTCATCGACGCCCACACCCGCGCCCAACTGTTTGACGACGAAGAGAGCATGATGGGCGTGAAGGCCCACTCCATcatgatggaggaggaggaggacagccaAAGCGTGATGAGTAGCGTGGCCTCGTCTGCCGCAGCCGCCGCCCTCAGGGATGGGGTTTTTGGAGGGCAGCGGATGGGCCTGGAACGGGCAGAGACGACAGAGGGCCTGGCCCTGCCTGGAAAAGACCCTGGCGACGGTGGAGAGGATGCAGAGGATGGGGATGAAGATGGCATGAGCATGATCCGCGAGTGGCAGAGGAGGAACGAGAAGTACCAGAGCGAGGAGTGGTGGGAGCAACAGCTGATGAGCGAGGCTGGGGACGAGGAGTCTCTCCTGGGGGGCATGCAGGGTCCTGGGGCACCAGAAGACCTGGAGAGCGTGACCAGCGAGGACGTCCAGGCCATGAAAGAGCGCCTGAAGTGGCGCCCGCGGCGCTCCCCTTCAGAGACAGTGTCCACGGCCAGTTGCAGCAGCTACTCTGACCTGTGGAAGCAGCGTCTGAAGGAGATTGAGGAGCAGGCGGCGGCGCGCTACCGCAAGAAGGACGACGACAATAACAGTGAGAGCACAGCGATGGAGGGGACAGAAAATAAGAAGCAGACAATCGAGGACGACGTGGAGAGTGTGCTCTCGGACACCAGCTCCATGTACAACTTCTGCAAGAGGAACAAGGAGAACCTAACTCCCCTGGAGCGCTGGAGGGTGAAGAGGATCCAGTTTGGCTGGAATAAGAACGatgaagggagggatggggagaaaaGAGCCGGGGGTATATGGGGCAGTGGGGAGCAGGGAGAGGGCAATGCTGAGGCCCACACTCAGGCACTGGAGGACGTCAACCTCACAGCCTACCAGACCTGGAAGATGAAACAGGCGAAGCGGCTTGGAGAGGACAACAAGGCAACAAAAGATGACATTGTGGAGATGAGCCGCGGCGAGGACTCGGCCACAGCCAAGAGGAGACAGAGGCGGGAGGAGCTCCTGGAGCGCTCGCGGAAGACGCTGGAGGAGAGTCAGTCCATGTGCGGCTGGGAGAAGGAGAGCTCCATGAGCGGAAGCACCCTGCCGCTCTCTGCCTTCTTCGCCCAGCCTGGCGGCTCACAAGCCGGAAGTGTTGCCAATGATGACAACATGTCCATGCTGAGTGGCAGGTCTTCTGTATCCCAAGCTCGCAGCACCAGATCTCAGGCCTCCATGGGCTCAGGAATTCCGCAGGGCATTCCCCAAGTCCCCATGATCCCTGTGCCCACAATGCAGGGACCTGGTGGGGAGCCCATGGTCGACCTGTCCAGCATTCAAAACTGGATCGCCAATGTGGTGTCCGAGACCCTCATCCAGAAGGAGCGTGAGATGAGCCTCCCCCCGTCCCAGGCTGGATCGGTGCTAAGTTTCGGTGGGGCATCTAGTGTGGTAGGGCCAGCAAGACGTGGCTTGGACAATGACAAGGCTTCTATGCTGAGTGGAGCGTCCTATTCGAGCTCGCTGGCTCATCACGGTGTCAGTGCTGACAGGGCCGAGTCTGTGCTCTCCGGTAGAAGTGCTGCTTCTTCTACCAGTAATCTCTCCAGCGTCTCCGATCTGGGCTCCCGCAGGAGCAAGATCACCACCACCAGCGTGCCCCTCTACAGCCTTTTTGCGGACCAGGTCAACCTACAGAAGCTGGACTCCATGGACAAGCAGATGCAGTCGGAGATGAGGAACAAGATGGCCTGCTACGGGGTGAAGAAGATCGCCGAAGATAACAAGCGCAGCACACTCTACAAGAAGAAGAAGCCCAAGGACAagggtgaagaggaggaagagaaggaggatgaCTATTTAACGGGAAAGATAAAGACGTCTCTCCCACCTGCACCAGAGAAAAAGAAAGCACCTACGCGAAGCTATGGCCTTTCGGGCTGCCTAAATCTCTCCACCGCTCTGGAGAAAGAAAAGAAAACCAGTGTTGATGAATGGCTAACCAACGTCATGCCTCCTTCGAGGAAACCAGCATCCTATAGTGCAGAAGACGAGACTGATCCAGGGCCATCTGCCTCCGTGTATAACTTCGGAGGCCGGAGGGACTCAtctgaggaggaagaagaagaggaggagtatGAAGTCGCATCCAGATATCGCTCCAGATTCCAGGCAGACACAGAGTCACGTGTACTTGGCAAATTGTCTTCCAACGGCGTGGATTCCAGCAGCTACAGGGCTAGAAGATCCTTCGCAACCACTGAGGAAgacgaggaagaagaggagagttATACATCGAAGAGGAAGTTTACTCAACACTCACAATATGAGAGTGGAGGGGAGACGGAGGGGAGGATAGAAAGGAaggaagaaaaggaggaggaagaagatgtCGACAGATTCCTCAGCCAGCTTAGGCAGAGGTCTCGGGCTCGGGCTGAGGCAGAAATGCAGGACGATGACATCGTAGCAGCTTGGAGGGCACAACAAGAGTCAAAGTCAAATGGTTACAGAAGCAGTGACTCTTAA